The Curtobacterium poinsettiae DNA segment GGCCCCAACCCGACTCGAGCTCGCGGACCTTGGCGGCGACGACGCCCGGCTCGAGACCGGCGTTCAGCGCGATCTGCTTGAGCGGCGCGTCGATGGCCACGCGGACGATGTTCGCACCGGTCGCCTCGTCACCCTCGAGCTCGAGGGCCTCGAGTGCGACGGCACCGGCCTGGATGAGGGCGACGCCACCACCGGCGACGATGCCCTCTTCGACGGCAGCCTTCGCGTTGCGGACGGCGTCCTCGATGCGGTGCTTGCGCTCCTTGAGCTCGACCTCGGTCGCGGCACCCGCCTTGATGACGGCGACGCCACCGGCGAGCTTCGCGAGGCGCTCCTGGAGCTTCTCGCGGTCGTAGTCGGAGTCGGTCGCCTCGATCTCGGCACGGATCTGGCGGACACGGCCGGCGATCTGCTCGGCGTCGCCGGCACCCTCGACGATCGTGGTCTCGTCCTTGGTGATGACGACCTTGCGGGCGCGACCGAGCAGGTCGAGCGTCGCGTTCTCGAGCTTGAGGCCGACCTCTTCCGAGATGACCTGGCCACCGGTGAGGATCGCGATGTCCTGCAGCATGGCCTTGCGGCGGTCACCGAAGCCCGGGGCCTTCACGGCGACGGACTTGAAGATGCCGCGGATCTTGTTCACGACGAGCGTGGCCAGGGCCTCACCGTCGACGTCCTCGGCGATGATCAGGAGCTGCTTGCCCGCCTGGATCACCTTGTCGACGACCGGCAGGAGGTCCTTGATGTTCGAGATCTTCGAGTTGACGATCAGGATGTAGGCGTCCTCGAAGACGGCTTCCTGACGCTCGGGGTCGGTGACGAAGTACTGCGACAGGTAGCCCTTGTCGAAGCGCATGCCCTCGGTCAGCTCGAGCTCGGTGCCGAAGGTGTTCGACTCCTCGACGGTGACGACGCCTTCCTTGCCGACCTTGTCGATGGCCTCGGCGATGAGCGCGCCGATGGTCGGGTCAGCGGCAGAGATCGACGCGGTCGCGGCGATCTGGTCCTTGGTCTCGATGTCCTTCGCGTTGGCGAGGAGCTGGTCGGAGACGGCGGCGACGGCCTTCTCGATGCCGCGCTTGAGCGACACGGGGTCGGCACCGGCGGCGACGTTGCGGAGGCCCTCGCGGACGAGCGCCTGGGCGAGGACGGTCGCGGTGGTCGTCCCGTCACCGGCGACGTCGTCGGTCTTCTTGGCGACCTCCTTGACGAGCTCCGCGCCGATCTTCTCGTACGGGTCGTCGAGCTCGATCTCCTTGGCGATGGAGACACCGTCGTTCGTGATCGTGGGGGCACCCCACTTCTTCTCGAGGACGACGTTGCGGCCGCGCGGGCCGAGCGTCACCTTCACGGCGTCGGCCAGCTGGTTCAGGCCGCGCTCGAGGCCACGGCGGGCCTCCTCGTCGAAAGCAATGATCTTAGCCATGTGGTTTTTCGTCCCTCCCGGACGTCGTCTTGGGGGTCGTGCTGGCACTCAGCGTGAGCGAGTGCCAACGCCGATTCTGGCACTCGACGGGTGTGAGTGCAACACAGTCGGGAGGCTCGTGACGACTTCCCAGGACACGTCGCGTCCGGCGGACCCCGCACCACCGCCGCGGTCGCGCTCCCCGCGCCGGTCGCGGTCCCCGCACACGACGAACGCGCCGCCCCTGGCGGGACGGCGCGTTCTGGAAGTGGTGGTGCTCAGGCGGGGCGGACGGACTCTGCCTGCGGGCCCTTCGACCCGGTCCCGACGTCGAACACGACGGCCTGGCCCTCCTCGAGGACCTTGTAACCCGACATGTCGATGGCCGAGTAGTGCACGAACACGTCCTGGCCCCCTCCATCCACGGTGATGAAGCCGAAGCCCTTTTCAGCGTTGAACCACTTCACGGTTCCGTTGGCCATGATCTCTTGCTCCCTGGTACTGCAGTGCGGAACGACGTGATCGTCGTCTGCATGGGACTCTGACCGAACCCGTCCGATCAGGCAAGAGGTGTGACGTTGTTTCACGTCGATTCCGTCAGAATTCAACGTGCTCGAAACACAGCCGTCACACAATGGGCGGAAAACGCGGCGCGACGACCGGCAGGACGCCCCGCGGCGGTCGCTCAGCCGGTGTAGTCGGCGCCGAGGACGACGCTCACGTCGGCGTTCGGGAACGCCGCCGACTGCTGCACCGCCGTGACGCCGAGCTGCTTCGCGATGCCCTGCGCGACCGCCGCCTGCGACGCCTGCTGGTAGTAGACGATCGTCGACGTCGACCCGGTCGTCCCGGCGTCACCGGTGGAGGCGACCTGCCAGCCGGCGCCGGTCAGCGCCGCGCTCGCCCGGCTCGCGAGGCCCGTGGTGGTCGTGCCGTTCAGCACGACGACGGTGGTGGTGCCCTGCTGTGCCGGCGTCGCGGCCGCAGCGCTGCCCGACCCCGCGGAGCCGGAACCGGCGGACGAGGACGCCGACGGCTTGGACGTCGCCGAGGGCTTCGCGGTCGCCGACGCCGACGTGGAGGCCGAGGGCGAGTCGGATCCGTTGAACGAGTAGCTGCCGTTCAGCAGTGCGAGGACGAGCACCCCGATGCCGACGAGCACACCCGTGGCGAGTGCTGCCCAGGCGAAGGCGATCCAGCCACGGCCGCGACGCTGGGCACCGCGGTGCGCACCGACCCGCGGGCCGTCGGCGACGTCGTCGAACCGGTCTCGGGGGAATCTCGTGCTCATCGTTCCTCTTCACGTCCTTCGGGAGCTGCGCCGGGCGCGACGAAGCTGCGCGTCGCCCGGGCGCTGGTGCGCGCGTGACGGAGCCGCTGCAGCCGGCTGACGAGCTGCGGGTCGTACGCGAGTGCCGCGGGCGAGTCGATCACGCGGTTCAGCACCTGGTAGTAGCGCGCCGCCGACATCTCGAACTCCACCCGGATCTCCGCTTCCTTCGTGCGGTCGTGCCGTGCCCGGTCCTGCTCGAACGTCAGCACGTGCTTCGCGAGCTCACTGAGCTGGTCAGCACTGATCTGGTCAGCGCTGCGCTCGTCGACGCTGCGTTCGTCGGTGGGGCTGGTCACGGCGGTTCCGATCACGGTCGGGTAACGGGTCTCGCACATCGTAGGGGTGGAGTCGATCCGGACCCTGGCACGGCGCTGGACTGTCGCGAACACCGGTCACAGGTCCGGCGCGCGGAACCAGCGCACTCGTGTCCCGAACGGGTCGGAGACGGCCACCGCGACCCCGTCGAGCGAGACCGTCGCGAAGGCGTCCGGATCGGCCCCGTCCACGTCGTCGGGCAGCGTGGCCGCCACCCCACGCAGGATCCCGGTGCGTTCGAGGGCGATCCAGTGCACGCCCCGCTCACGGATCCGGTCGACGAACCGCTGCCGGTCCGCGCCCGGCACGTAGACCAGGGTCCCGGTGGTCAGGACGACCGGTTCGACGTCGTCCGGCAGGGCGTCCAGAGCATGGTCGAGGTCATCTGGCACGACACCGACGAGCCGGTCTGGAGGCACGGCGAGCGTCGCGCGCGCAGCCTGATGCATCAGGGCGGTCCGGTCCGACGCCTCGGGTGGGACGGCCTCGACGAGCCGGTCGAACGCACCGGGGACCGACAGGTCGATCGGGTTCGGGTCGAGGGCCACACGGGCACCGACCCTGATCGGGACGGTCGCCGGTGTGGGGACGGCCCCGGAGGCGTCCGCCACCAGCCGGACCGAGGGATCGGCGACCGCCGTGTGCATCCGCAGGACCGCGGCTCCGGAACCGACCCGGTAGTCCAGGGTCACCCGGTCCGGGATCGAACACAGCCCGGCGGCGGCCCCGGCGTCGACCAGGCCGAGCGGACGCGTCGACCGTTCGGCGAGCGCCGCGAACAGCGGGACGACCGGCGCGAGCCGCTGCGGGTCGTTGGCCTGCACCGTGGCGGAGGCGAGGGCCGTGACGAGCGCGGGGCGGGCCTCCAGGCCGAGCGCGCGCAGCGCACCCGGGTCCGACGGGTCCGCGCCCAGCCGCCGCGCGACGGCGAAGAACAGTTCCGGCTGCCGCTGCTGCTCGGGGACCTCGGCGAGGAGCGCGACGAGGGAGTCGTCGAGCGACCGTGCCCAGGCGGCGTACGACGGCGAGACGGCCTGGATCCGGTCCGCGAACGCGTCGTACCGGGCGCGGGTGCCCATCAGCGCCCGGGCCGGTGCATGCCCACGTGGCGGATGCCGGCCTCGTCGTACGGCTCCCCGAACCGCACGAAGCCGTACCGCTCGTACAGGGCTGCGACGTACTCCTGGGCGTGCAGGACGAACGGCTCGTGTCCGTGTTCGTCGAGCACGGCGGCGACGAGCCGGCCGGCGATCCCCTGCCCACGGTGTCCCGGGTCGGTCGCGACGCGGCCGATCACCCACGCCGGCGACTCCTCGCCGTCCGGGTGGACCTCGTCGGCCGCCGGGCGGATGAGCCGCAGGTACCCAACCGCATCGGTGTCCGTGCCGAACCACCAGTGCTCGGTGTCGGGCTCGCGGTCACGGCCGTCGAAGTCCTCGGCGGTGACCCGTTGCTCGAGCGCGAACACGCGGTTGCGCAGGACGACGATGCCGTACAGTTCGTCCGTCGTCAGACGGGTCCAGCGGGCGTGGTGCACGGAATGCTCGGACATCGTGGCGAGTTTAGTGAAGTGGTCGGGAGTGCCCGGAAGGCCCGGCCGGAAGCAGGAGGAACCAATGGCATACAACGTCGACAAGTCCGACGCCCAGTGGCGCGAGGAGCTCTCCCCGGACCAGTACGCCGTCCTCCGCCAGGCGGGGACCGAACGACCGTGGACCGGTGAACTCCTCGACGAGGAGCGTGCCGGCGTCTACACCTGTGCGGCCTGCAACGCGGAGCTGTTCAAGAGCGGCACGAAGTTCGACTCCGGCTGCGGCTGGCCGTCGTTCTACGAGTCGGTGAACCCGGACGCCGTGCAGCTCATCGAGGACAACTCCCTCGGCATGGCCCGCACCGAGGTCCGCTGCGCGAACTGCGGTTCGCACCTGGGCCACGTGTTCCCGGACGGGTTCGGCACCCCCACGGGTGACCGGTACTGCATGAACTCGATCTCGCTGAACTTCTCGGAGAAGTCGGGCGAGTGAGCCCTGGACGCCCTCACCGGTAAGATGAGCGGCGTCAGCCGGCATGGCGCAATTGGTAGCGCACCGTACTTGTAATACGGGGGTTGCGGGTTCAAGTCCCGCTGCCGGCCCGAAAGCCCCGATCAGAAGCCGCTTACCTCGGCATTCGGTCGGGGCTTCTTCGTTCACCCCGCGGTTACCCCGCAGATTGCGATCCATGCGTGAGCGCCGACAGGGCTCGCGCCGCGGCCGCGCTACCCGTGTTGCGCCCCATGTAGCGGTCCTGCGTCATGGACGGGTTCTTGTGCCCGAGGTACTCCGCGACGTCGCGCGCCGAGAGGCCGGCACCGTCGAGGAGCGTCGCGACCGTCTTCCGGAAGGCGTGAAGCTTGACGCCGGGGAACCCGAGGGACTCGCGAACACGACGCCAATCGGCCTGGGTGTTGTTCGGGTCGCGGAGGTTGCCGAGGACGGACGGAAAGACGAGCGACCCGACCCCGCGGTCGGAGGCCCGGCGCTTGAGCATCTCGTCGACGTGCTCAGGGACGGCGATTCGGCGATCGGATCCTTGCGTCTTGCCGTGCTCCTGGCGGAGTAGCCCCTGTCCCCGGAGCCGAACCACGGTCGAGCGGATGTGGACCGCACCGGGGTAGACGTCTTCCCAGATCATCGCGCAGGCCTCGCCGATGCGACAGCCGGTGCCGGCCATGAACCGGAGGAGGTCGGCGAGGTCTAGGGCCTGCACCCGCTCGTCGAGGTCCGCCCGCGTCAGCAGATCCTGCAGCTGTTCCGCATTGAGCGCTGTTGCACCATCACGGCGCTGCGAGACGCGCTCGAGCTCGCGTACCGCATTCGTGCGTGCAGCGTCGTTGCGGACGGCCAGGCCGAGCATCCCGCTGAGGACAGCCCGGCACATCTTCGCGGACGCAGGGCCGTGATTCGCGATCACCTGGTCCATGAAGCGCTGCAGTCGCTCGGGGGTCGCCTCGAGCACCGCCAGCTCGCCCAGCGCCGGCAGAACGATCTTGCCCAGGGTCCGTTCGTAGGCAGCCAACGTCGTCGGCGCGACGCCTCCGGTCCGCTTGTTCTCGATGTAGCGGTCGGCCAGCCGGTTGAGCGGGGTGTGCTGGTTGATGGTCCCGCTCGTCGTCGCCTTGATCGTGGTGAGGGCTGCGAGCAGCTTCCGGCGAGCCTTGGGGCCGCTGGTGTCGAATCGCTCGACCTGGCGTAGCCGGCCGTCTTCGAAGCGGAAGCGAGTCCGCGCTCGCCAGGACCCGTCGTCCAGCTGGGCCAGGGAGATGGCTCCGTGAGCGCCGATGGGTGTTCTAGGCCTCGCCACCGAGCGCTCCGTACTTCTTGATGATCGGCTCCGTTATTGCAAGCGCCGCCGCCCGGTCGACAGACTCGGCCTCAAGGGAGTCGACCCAGGCGCTGATGGGATCGAGCGAAGGCGGAGTCGTCCCGCGCGCGATGAGATCTAAGCGAATGGCTCGCAGCTTGCCCCAAGCCCCTTGCACGCCTCGCAGTTCGGCATCGATCAGGCCCTCCGGCTGATCCGCGCTCTGCAGATGCAAGCCAAGTCGGAGCAGTTGGTGGCGAATAGCCTCAGCAGCCAGGTGATGCTCTTCCAGCGCTCGCAGCAGGACAGCCACGTGTCCGACCGGGGTGTCGCTCAGGTCAGGCTCGTCTCCGACGAACAGGCTTCGCGTGACCAAGTCGACAGCATCCACGGTCGCGATTCGCCACTCAGGGCCCATCTCGACCGAGTCCTCGACCCCCACCGGCACCAGCAGTGCGAGCGGCGGAACCTCCAGAGCGAACGCGAACAGCAGGAGTTCCGCAACGCCGATCGAGCGACGCTTGCCCGCAAGCAGGTTGTTCAGAGTGGTGGGCTTCAAGTAACCGGGATCCCCCGCCCGAAGCGAAACTGCGGCAGCGAGCTCACCAGTGGTCATGCCCGCCGCCGCTTTGTAGTGCGCGATCGCCCGAACGACCGTCTTCGTGTACCGCACCTCCCAGGAGTCACCGGGCAGGGGTTCCGCGCTCGTCTTCATCTCGCTCACGGAATTTGACGATACACGACACGCCTAAGCGGAATCCACTTGCACACACGATGTCTCCGAGGTAAGTTCAACCAAGCAAGCGGAAATCACTTAGGCGCTTGCAACCCTGAGCGAAAGGAGACCGCATGAGCGCCACCGAGGCCAGCGGGCACGAACACCATCCGTCGCAGCGAGGACCTCCCCGACTGGGCAACTCGAGACGAGGTCGCCCAGTACACCGGCGTCGCACCGCAGACGCTCGCTCGGTGGGTCACCGAGAAGCGCGGTCCGCGGGTCACGAGATTCGGCGGCCGCGCCGTTCGATACGCACGGACAGACGTCCTCGAGTGGATCGACGCCCAGCGCAAGGCAAGCGCTTGAGCGGGAACGCAAGCCCGACCGCGAGCCAGCGCAAGAGAAAAGCCCCGGCGGCAACCGGGGCTACGTCCACCATTCACAACATCCCCGCAGGAGACACCATGAACAAGACAGTCCTGACCGTAGCAGACGCCCACGACATCCGGTGGCATGAGATCGACAGCGATGCCGTCGTCCTCGTTCCGTGCACTGAACCCGGCTGCCAGAGCTACGGCACCCCGCACCTCCTCACCTGGGGTGACCTGCTGCAGCACCGGGCGTCGGAAGTGACTGCCCAGGACACCCGCGTCGAGGTCATCAAGTACGCCGCGTCCCACGAAGTCGCCGAAGCCGAGTCGTACTGGTACGCCGCCGGCTTCCTCTGCGACGACGACATCCGCCTCACCCCCGAACGTCTCGCGTTCTTCACCGCCCACTTCAACAGCGCCGTGGCGCTCGCGGCCGAGCTGAACGGGGAGTCCCGCTGATGGACGACGTCACCAAGCTCGTCGAGCTCGAACGCACCGCCGCCGGTCGATCGGAGATCCTCATCGACGCTCAGCCCAGCCAGTTCAGCGACGGGTACTCACTCGTGCTCACGCCGTCAGAAGCGCTCCGACTGGCGCACGCGATCATCGCCCGGGTGTCCGACATCCGAACCTCCCCCCCTCGCAGCCCCCCTGCTCGCTCCGACGCTGCAGGCGGCTGCCTGATGGCCGAGGTGGCAGCAATCCGCCCGTCGGTGCCGAACCCGACCGCACTCGAGCAGGCATCCGCCGTAGAGGTCACGAACGGGTGGACGCAGGACGAGGGCAAGCCCCGAACCCGACAACTCGACGTCGTCCTCCTCACACTCAGCGAGGACGGGACACGTGAGCACGCGAAGCACATGACGCCGGCCGAAGCCGATCGGCTCGCCGCGGAGCTCACCGCGATGGCGAACCGTGTCCGGCGGGCCAGCTGATGGACACCAGCAGCTACGAACGGTGCACACAGCGAGGCTGCATCCGGTTCGGCCTTTGGCACACCACACGAGACAGCGGACACCGCTTCCGCACCGTCCGCACAGCGCTCGCCGCAGTGTCGATTGAGAAGCGCGATGAGGACGGGCCCTGGACCGTCTGGCTCGCTCGAGGTGACGACAACCCCGTGCAGGTGACAGCGCCGCCCGATCCGACACCGGACGTCATCCATGCGGACCACATGGAGCTCAGGGCGGCAGTGCTCTATGCGTTGCGCGGCGCCGAGAAGTTCAACGCCGTCTGACGCGAGAACGGGCGGGGCCGGCACCACCCGACCCCGCCCGAGGGAGAGAACCGAAGCATGACACAGACCACCGACAGCCAGAGGGAGGCCAGATGACCGACGCGCGTTTCCCCGAGCGCCTCCTCAGCGACCGCCGCGTGCTGCGTCTCAGCGCCGACGAATACCGCGGGTGGTCGATCGCGACGATCTGGTCGGTCTCAAACCGCACGGACGGTCTGATCCTCGTCGAGGACCTTCCTCTGGTGCCATTCATGACGAGTGCTATCGCCGAGAAGCTCGAGACGGCCGGTCTGTGGGCGAAGGCACCAGGTGGATGGCTGCTCGCCGACTTCCACCGCGACCAGACCAGTCGCAGCGACCTCGAAGTGCTCGAACGAGCACGCAAGGCGGACCGCGAGAAGAAGCAGCGCCAGCGGTCCCAGAAGAAGGAATCCCTGGGACTGTCCCCGGGACATGTCCCCGGGACGACACAGGACAGGACAGGCAAGGCAAGGACAGGCCAGGACAGGCCAGAACAGAACGCAGTTACCGACTGGAACACCGCTTCGATTCCAGAGACCGACCCGAATCCGGACGCAGTCGCCCCGGGGATGTCTTCGCCACCGCTCGCTGATCTGCGCCGCTGCGCCGTCTGCGAGCGCCGTCTGTCCCCATCCTCTGGGGACTTGCTCTGCTCCGTGCAGGACGAGGCCCACTGGGCGCACGAAGCGGCCCACGCCATCTGAGGGGGTAGGCACCAGACGCGTACCCCCTCTAGACCCCCTATCGATTACCGCGGCGCTCGCCGCAGGAAGAACCCCATGGCACAGCAGCAGTCCGCATCAAGTGACCAGCCCCGCAGCACCTGGCAGATCGAGTTCCTGAAGCGCCTCGAGGACATCGCGAACAACTCGATGAACCCCCGCGTCTACACCGACAGCGACGGCGTCCCGACCGCGGTCGCCGGCGCAGGCACTGTTTCCGTTGCCGCTTGGTACCTGTCATCCGAGCTCGCCGCGAAGACAGACCGCCCCGACCTGTTCGCAGACACCATCGCCCGGCACCAGATGTACGTCGAGCAGCGCATCGGCCCCGAGGCGTGGACCGAGGTTCTCGTCAGCACCGCGCTGTACCTGAACTACCACCACCTCGAGCCCGCCCTCGCACTCCTCGACAAGACCCGCACCCCGCTCCGGGCCCTCGAGCGGCAGTTCTGGGACTCGATCAGGCCTAGCGACCCCGACGACGGCCGCCCTGGTGTCGCCTGAGCAGCGCATGCCGCGACAGCCCCAGAACCTCGTCGTCGGCGCGCACGGGCCTGAGGTCACGGTCACCGGCAGAGTCGCCGCCTACTTACTCCGGTACGCCGGCCTCGACGCTTACCGGCGACAGCACCGCGGCGAAGACCCCGAAGTCGACAACACCCTCGTCGCCCTCACCGTGGTCGCCCTCACCTGGCGCGGTTCCGCTACCGGAACGCGAGAGGCCGCGCCCCCGGAACTCGATCACACTGCGGACTGGATGAGCACCCGACAAGCGGCCGAAGCCCTCGGGCTCTCGGACCGCGGCATCCGGAAAGCAATCCAGGAACACCGGCTGCACGCCGTTCGCGTGGGACGCGTCTGGCGCGTCGACCGCGAACAACTGGCCCACTACATCGAACGAACGGACAAGACATGATCTCTGCAGAACTCGAAGCAGAAGTGCAAGGGCTGCGCGCACGCGCCGCGGACATCCAGGACAGCTACAGCCGAGAGCGGAAAGACATCGACTCGGACGTCAGCCTGTCCGAAGCCGGCAAGCAGGCCGCCTGGGACGAGGCTGAAGCCGAAGCCCGATCGTCGGCGAAGGCGCTCCGCGAGAAGGAGATCGCCCTGGTCAAGAACCGCATCCGCAGCTTGCAGACGCAGCTCGACGCGAAGATCGGCTACGGTGCGACCGACATCATCGCGTTCCGAGACGCGCAGGACCGCGCCGATCGCGTCGCGGACAAGGAGACAGCAGCCCGCCTCATGGGCCAGGCGCTCCGCAACAACGACCGCACCATGGCTCACGCGCTGTTCCGCAAGGCATCCGAGAGCGGCTGGAGTGAGGCTGCCCAACAGTTCGCGGCTGAGAACCCTGACTCCGCTGCAGCCGCGAAGGAGATCGAGAGCCTCGAGAAGCTCCTCAGCTCGGGCAGCTTCCAGCGGACGCTGTCCTACATGATCGCCCGCTACTGACCCCAGGGGGAGGGCCCCCACCCCTG contains these protein-coding regions:
- a CDS encoding cold-shock protein — its product is MANGTVKWFNAEKGFGFITVDGGGQDVFVHYSAIDMSGYKVLEEGQAVVFDVGTGSKGPQAESVRPA
- the msrB gene encoding peptide-methionine (R)-S-oxide reductase MsrB yields the protein MAYNVDKSDAQWREELSPDQYAVLRQAGTERPWTGELLDEERAGVYTCAACNAELFKSGTKFDSGCGWPSFYESVNPDAVQLIEDNSLGMARTEVRCANCGSHLGHVFPDGFGTPTGDRYCMNSISLNFSEKSGE
- a CDS encoding LytR C-terminal domain-containing protein, with protein sequence MSTRFPRDRFDDVADGPRVGAHRGAQRRGRGWIAFAWAALATGVLVGIGVLVLALLNGSYSFNGSDSPSASTSASATAKPSATSKPSASSSAGSGSAGSGSAAAATPAQQGTTTVVVLNGTTTTGLASRASAALTGAGWQVASTGDAGTTGSTSTIVYYQQASQAAVAQGIAKQLGVTAVQQSAAFPNADVSVVLGADYTG
- a CDS encoding helix-turn-helix transcriptional regulator — its product is MRRSEDLPDWATRDEVAQYTGVAPQTLARWVTEKRGPRVTRFGGRAVRYARTDVLEWIDAQRKASA
- a CDS encoding helix-turn-helix domain-containing protein; translation: MPRQPQNLVVGAHGPEVTVTGRVAAYLLRYAGLDAYRRQHRGEDPEVDNTLVALTVVALTWRGSATGTREAAPPELDHTADWMSTRQAAEALGLSDRGIRKAIQEHRLHAVRVGRVWRVDREQLAHYIERTDKT
- a CDS encoding GNAT family N-acetyltransferase: MSEHSVHHARWTRLTTDELYGIVVLRNRVFALEQRVTAEDFDGRDREPDTEHWWFGTDTDAVGYLRLIRPAADEVHPDGEESPAWVIGRVATDPGHRGQGIAGRLVAAVLDEHGHEPFVLHAQEYVAALYERYGFVRFGEPYDEAGIRHVGMHRPGR
- the xerC gene encoding tyrosine recombinase XerC; translated protein: MARPRTPIGAHGAISLAQLDDGSWRARTRFRFEDGRLRQVERFDTSGPKARRKLLAALTTIKATTSGTINQHTPLNRLADRYIENKRTGGVAPTTLAAYERTLGKIVLPALGELAVLEATPERLQRFMDQVIANHGPASAKMCRAVLSGMLGLAVRNDAARTNAVRELERVSQRRDGATALNAEQLQDLLTRADLDERVQALDLADLLRFMAGTGCRIGEACAMIWEDVYPGAVHIRSTVVRLRGQGLLRQEHGKTQGSDRRIAVPEHVDEMLKRRASDRGVGSLVFPSVLGNLRDPNNTQADWRRVRESLGFPGVKLHAFRKTVATLLDGAGLSARDVAEYLGHKNPSMTQDRYMGRNTGSAAAARALSALTHGSQSAG
- a CDS encoding DUF2332 domain-containing protein → MGTRARYDAFADRIQAVSPSYAAWARSLDDSLVALLAEVPEQQRQPELFFAVARRLGADPSDPGALRALGLEARPALVTALASATVQANDPQRLAPVVPLFAALAERSTRPLGLVDAGAAAGLCSIPDRVTLDYRVGSGAAVLRMHTAVADPSVRLVADASGAVPTPATVPIRVGARVALDPNPIDLSVPGAFDRLVEAVPPEASDRTALMHQAARATLAVPPDRLVGVVPDDLDHALDALPDDVEPVVLTTGTLVYVPGADRQRFVDRIRERGVHWIALERTGILRGVAATLPDDVDGADPDAFATVSLDGVAVAVSDPFGTRVRWFRAPDL
- the groL gene encoding chaperonin GroEL (60 kDa chaperone family; promotes refolding of misfolded polypeptides especially under stressful conditions; forms two stacked rings of heptamers to form a barrel-shaped 14mer; ends can be capped by GroES; misfolded proteins enter the barrel where they are refolded when GroES binds), with amino-acid sequence MAKIIAFDEEARRGLERGLNQLADAVKVTLGPRGRNVVLEKKWGAPTITNDGVSIAKEIELDDPYEKIGAELVKEVAKKTDDVAGDGTTTATVLAQALVREGLRNVAAGADPVSLKRGIEKAVAAVSDQLLANAKDIETKDQIAATASISAADPTIGALIAEAIDKVGKEGVVTVEESNTFGTELELTEGMRFDKGYLSQYFVTDPERQEAVFEDAYILIVNSKISNIKDLLPVVDKVIQAGKQLLIIAEDVDGEALATLVVNKIRGIFKSVAVKAPGFGDRRKAMLQDIAILTGGQVISEEVGLKLENATLDLLGRARKVVITKDETTIVEGAGDAEQIAGRVRQIRAEIEATDSDYDREKLQERLAKLAGGVAVIKAGAATEVELKERKHRIEDAVRNAKAAVEEGIVAGGGVALIQAGAVALEALELEGDEATGANIVRVAIDAPLKQIALNAGLEPGVVAAKVRELESGWGLNAATGEYVDLIAAGIIDPAKVTRSALQNAASIAGLFLTTEAVVAEKPERTPAAPAGDPTGGMDF
- a CDS encoding DUF3263 domain-containing protein, translating into MTSPTDERSVDERSADQISADQLSELAKHVLTFEQDRARHDRTKEAEIRVEFEMSAARYYQVLNRVIDSPAALAYDPQLVSRLQRLRHARTSARATRSFVAPGAAPEGREEER